A single genomic interval of Candidatus Bipolaricaulis anaerobius harbors:
- a CDS encoding bis-aminopropyl spermidine synthase family protein, which yields MDLADLAARVRQETRINASPRDMERVLAAILTSEDMWRVLELAEVPLLVVCSALRALAAEGRVRWDTGLIRLTAEGEEACARLGIAPVRTLDCPRCRGRGVEGGFLHDVATAFHRIAAHRPEASQEFDQGYVTEDTTIARIAMLWRRGDLAGKDLLVLGDDDLVSVAAALTRLPRRVAVLDADPRITSFVEEVASQEGLGIEAFAHDLRQPLPREVERQFDVFSCDPTESLPGFLLFAGRGVSALRGPGSAGYLGLTHAEASLAKWRAIQEELLAWGAVLTDLRDGFHTYVNWPYVEAMRGWEHLPVRRVPGRLEPWYRSALVRIELVTEAKVELGCVPGNIFLDDEAATT from the coding sequence ATGGACCTCGCCGACCTCGCGGCGCGGGTGCGGCAGGAGACGAGGATCAACGCCTCGCCACGGGACATGGAGCGGGTCCTCGCCGCGATCCTCACCTCCGAGGACATGTGGCGGGTTCTGGAGCTGGCGGAGGTGCCGCTCCTCGTCGTCTGCAGCGCACTGCGCGCCCTCGCCGCGGAGGGCCGGGTGAGGTGGGACACGGGCCTCATCCGCCTCACGGCGGAGGGGGAGGAGGCCTGCGCTCGGTTGGGCATCGCTCCCGTCCGGACCCTGGACTGTCCCCGTTGCCGCGGCCGCGGGGTCGAGGGGGGCTTCCTGCACGACGTGGCCACCGCGTTCCACCGGATCGCCGCCCACCGGCCCGAGGCGTCCCAGGAGTTCGACCAGGGCTACGTGACGGAGGACACGACGATCGCCAGGATCGCCATGCTGTGGAGGCGCGGCGACCTTGCGGGGAAGGACCTCCTCGTCCTCGGGGATGATGACCTGGTCTCCGTGGCGGCAGCCCTCACCCGCCTCCCGCGGCGGGTGGCCGTGCTCGATGCGGACCCCCGCATCACCTCGTTCGTGGAGGAGGTCGCCTCTCAGGAGGGACTGGGGATCGAGGCCTTCGCGCACGACCTCCGCCAGCCTCTCCCGCGCGAGGTTGAGCGCCAGTTCGATGTGTTCTCCTGCGACCCCACCGAGAGCCTGCCCGGGTTCCTCCTCTTCGCGGGACGAGGGGTGTCCGCCCTCCGTGGCCCGGGGAGCGCGGGGTACCTCGGGCTCACCCACGCCGAGGCGTCGCTCGCCAAGTGGCGGGCGATCCAGGAGGAGCTTCTCGCCTGGGGAGCGGTGCTCACCGATCTCCGGGACGGGTTCCACACGTACGTGAACTGGCCGTACGTGGAGGCGATGCGGGGTTGGGAACACCTCCCCGTGCGGCGGGTGCCGGGGAGGCTCGAACCATGGTACAGGTCCGCTCTCGTGCGCATCGAACTCGTCACGGAGGCGAAGGTCGAGCTCGGGTGCGTCCCCGGGAACATCTTCCTCGACGACGAGGCGGCGACCACGTGA
- a CDS encoding pyruvoyl-dependent arginine decarboxylase gives MARQNKQVGEIGEPEPGGGRFIPRRAFFTRGVGRHKEELRSFELALRDAGIEKLNLVHVSSIIPPGCKIVPRAEGLRALEPGQIVFCVFSRCVSNEPHRLIAASVGCAIPADRTAYGYLSEYTSFGKKEQQAGDHAEDLAASMLASTLGIEFDDELVWDAKKEIWKISGKIVRTMNITQSAVVDNKGYTTVVAAAVFLP, from the coding sequence ATGGCTCGTCAGAATAAGCAGGTGGGAGAGATCGGGGAGCCCGAACCGGGAGGAGGACGGTTTATCCCCCGCCGGGCGTTCTTCACCCGGGGTGTGGGGCGCCACAAGGAGGAGCTTCGCTCGTTCGAGCTCGCCCTCCGTGATGCCGGGATCGAGAAACTGAACCTCGTCCACGTGTCGAGCATCATCCCCCCCGGGTGCAAGATCGTCCCCCGCGCCGAGGGGCTGCGGGCGCTTGAGCCGGGACAGATCGTGTTCTGCGTGTTCTCGCGCTGTGTCTCAAACGAGCCCCATCGGCTGATCGCAGCGTCGGTGGGGTGTGCGATCCCCGCGGATCGCACCGCCTACGGCTACCTCTCCGAGTACACCTCGTTCGGGAAGAAGGAGCAGCAGGCGGGGGACCATGCCGAGGACCTCGCCGCCTCGATGCTCGCCTCGACCCTCGGGATCGAGTTCGATGACGAGCTCGTCTGGGACGCGAAGAAGGAGATCTGGAAGATCTCCGGCAAGATCGTGCGCACGATGAACATCACCCAGTCCGCGGTCGTGGACAACAAGGGCTACACCACGGTCGTGGCGGCGGCGGTGTTCCTGCCCTAG
- a CDS encoding 1,9-bis(guanidino)-5-aza-nonane synthase produces the protein MDPTKHDYLRTPVEQLDPRAFDLVPLLDAMGRTAFQARNLARAAHTYDRMLSDPDCTIILCLAGSLVSAGLGRTISVLLEHGMADAVVATGANIVDQDFFEALGFHHYLGSPDVDDNVLRELHIDRIYDTFIDEDELRVCDRTVTEIADALPPRAYSSREFIREMGRWLVARGMGEGSITRLAYENGVPIFCPAFSDSSAGFGLILHQWHHPDRHVAIDSVKDFLELTKIKIAARETGLVMVGGGVPKNFAQDVVVAADVLGVDAPMHKYAIQITVADVRDGGLSGSTLKEASSWGKVAQGFDQMVFSEATLALPLLASYVYHKGSWRGRTARRLSDALDAASVPTRG, from the coding sequence ATGGACCCCACCAAGCACGACTACCTCCGGACCCCGGTGGAACAGCTCGACCCGCGGGCGTTCGACCTCGTCCCCCTCCTCGACGCGATGGGGAGGACCGCGTTTCAGGCCCGCAATCTGGCCCGGGCAGCCCATACCTACGATCGGATGCTCTCGGATCCGGACTGCACGATCATTCTCTGCCTCGCCGGATCCCTCGTCAGCGCCGGCCTCGGGCGGACGATCTCCGTCCTCCTCGAACACGGGATGGCCGATGCCGTCGTGGCCACGGGGGCGAACATCGTGGATCAGGATTTCTTCGAGGCCCTTGGGTTCCACCACTACCTCGGGAGCCCCGATGTGGACGATAACGTCCTCCGCGAGCTCCACATCGACCGGATCTACGACACGTTCATCGATGAGGATGAGCTACGGGTCTGCGATCGCACGGTGACGGAGATCGCGGACGCCCTCCCTCCCCGTGCCTATTCGTCGCGGGAGTTCATCCGGGAGATGGGGCGGTGGCTCGTCGCGCGCGGGATGGGGGAGGGCTCGATCACCCGCCTTGCCTACGAGAATGGCGTTCCCATCTTCTGCCCAGCGTTCTCCGACTCCAGCGCCGGGTTCGGCCTCATCCTCCATCAGTGGCACCACCCGGACCGGCACGTGGCGATCGACTCGGTGAAGGATTTCCTCGAGCTGACGAAGATCAAGATCGCGGCGCGGGAGACGGGCCTCGTCATGGTGGGGGGAGGGGTCCCCAAGAACTTCGCCCAGGACGTGGTCGTGGCGGCGGATGTCCTCGGGGTCGATGCCCCAATGCACAAGTACGCGATCCAGATCACGGTGGCCGATGTGCGGGACGGAGGCCTGTCCGGCTCGACCCTCAAGGAGGCGAGCTCGTGGGGGAAGGTCGCCCAGGGTTTTGACCAGATGGTGTTTTCCGAGGCGACGCTCGCCCTCCCGCTGCTCGCAAGCTACGTCTACCACAAGGGCTCGTGGAGGGGGCGCACCGCGCGACGGCTGAGCGATGCGCTGGACGCCGCGTCGGTGCCCACCCGAGGCTAG
- the speD gene encoding adenosylmethionine decarboxylase translates to MRGLGRQLVVELWDCTQNTNDAEAIREGLYRAVERAGASVIGVHVHPFKPHGVSGMAMLSESHISVHTWPEIGYVAVDVFTCGEDVTPEGAVEVLRDLFRPERTSVIEIRRGLQ, encoded by the coding sequence ATGCGTGGACTGGGACGGCAGCTTGTGGTCGAGCTGTGGGATTGCACTCAGAACACGAACGATGCCGAGGCGATCCGGGAGGGCCTCTATCGGGCGGTGGAACGGGCCGGGGCGTCGGTGATCGGTGTCCACGTTCATCCGTTCAAGCCGCACGGGGTGTCGGGGATGGCGATGCTCTCCGAATCCCACATCTCCGTGCACACCTGGCCGGAGATCGGGTACGTCGCGGTGGACGTGTTCACCTGCGGGGAGGACGTGACCCCCGAGGGGGCGGTGGAGGTGCTCCGCGATCTGTTCCGGCCCGAGCGGACAAGCGTGATCGAGATCCGGCGGGGGCTCCAGTGA
- the speE gene encoding polyamine aminopropyltransferase, with protein sequence MTEEQAPGVRFSLAVVEPILHLRTPHQELDLARTHALGQVLTLDGRIMVTERDEAFYHEMLVHPALLVHDRPERVLVVGGGDGGALRAVLSHPPVREVTLVEIDADVVACCRAHLAAVHGGAFDDPRVRIVISPAEDHVPSYRGSFDVVLVDSPDPIGPGRALFAPRFLAACRAALRLGGVVALQAGPPFYQPQVLQGAVGDLRGLFPQVAPYVGFVPSYPSGMWAYVLASERDLGASEGDLEERFHARGLRTRYYTPRVHRAAFVLPRFVEELVRGAEGR encoded by the coding sequence GTGACGGAAGAGCAGGCCCCCGGGGTTCGGTTCTCGCTGGCCGTGGTGGAGCCCATCCTCCACCTCCGCACCCCACACCAGGAGCTCGATCTGGCCCGGACCCACGCGCTGGGGCAGGTGCTCACCCTCGATGGGCGGATCATGGTTACGGAACGGGATGAGGCGTTCTACCACGAGATGCTCGTCCACCCTGCGCTCCTCGTCCACGATCGCCCGGAACGGGTCCTCGTCGTGGGCGGCGGTGACGGTGGCGCGTTGCGGGCGGTCCTCTCCCATCCCCCCGTCCGCGAGGTGACCCTGGTCGAGATCGACGCGGACGTGGTCGCCTGCTGCCGAGCCCATCTCGCGGCCGTTCACGGGGGCGCGTTCGACGATCCGCGTGTGCGGATCGTGATCTCGCCCGCTGAGGACCACGTGCCCTCCTATCGGGGATCGTTCGACGTGGTGCTCGTGGACTCCCCCGACCCGATTGGGCCGGGCCGCGCCCTGTTCGCGCCACGGTTTCTCGCCGCGTGCCGGGCGGCGCTGCGTCTGGGGGGAGTGGTCGCCCTGCAGGCGGGGCCCCCGTTCTACCAGCCCCAGGTCCTCCAAGGTGCGGTGGGCGACCTGCGGGGCCTGTTCCCCCAGGTCGCCCCCTACGTCGGGTTCGTCCCGAGCTACCCGTCGGGGATGTGGGCGTACGTCCTCGCCAGCGAGCGCGACCTCGGGGCAAGTGAGGGAGACCTTGAGGAGCGGTTCCACGCGCGGGGCCTTCGCACGCGGTACTACACCCCGCGGGTTCATCGGGCGGCGTTCGTCCTCCCCCGGTTCGTGGAGGAGCTCGTCCGAGGCGCGGAGGGACGATGA
- a CDS encoding agmatinase family protein, with amino-acid sequence MIGPLRFLGLDTPLERARVAILGVPVERTVSYRGGPAQAPTAIRAASDSIELYSHLFRCDLAHVGVCDLGDVDPHASLAEMLHATEAEVGRILDLGKGIVVLGGEHTVALPAVRAAAGRGSVQVVALDAHTDLREEYGGEEVAHATVLRRVSEVAARLVIVGARSFFGEEVGEPFFAPPEGIADRLSPRLPVWLTLDLDALDPALCPGVTNPEPGGLTYGDVIGIFRTLGRFRVVGMDLVELAPPFDPSGVSAITAAKLVLEAIAAFWGRSVGEDARRG; translated from the coding sequence ATGATCGGGCCGCTGCGGTTCCTCGGGCTGGACACGCCGCTTGAACGGGCGCGGGTGGCGATCCTTGGGGTGCCCGTCGAGCGCACCGTGTCCTACCGCGGCGGGCCGGCGCAGGCCCCGACCGCGATCCGCGCTGCGTCGGACTCGATCGAGCTCTACTCGCACCTCTTCCGGTGCGATCTCGCCCACGTCGGGGTGTGCGATCTCGGCGATGTGGATCCCCATGCGTCCCTGGCGGAGATGCTTCACGCCACGGAGGCCGAGGTGGGACGGATCCTTGATCTCGGGAAGGGGATCGTCGTCCTGGGGGGGGAGCACACGGTGGCGCTCCCCGCGGTCCGCGCGGCGGCGGGCCGTGGTTCCGTCCAAGTGGTGGCGCTCGATGCCCACACCGACCTGCGTGAGGAGTACGGAGGGGAGGAGGTGGCCCACGCCACCGTGCTGCGGCGGGTGAGTGAGGTCGCGGCGCGCCTCGTGATCGTGGGGGCGCGCTCGTTCTTCGGGGAGGAGGTCGGAGAACCGTTCTTCGCCCCGCCGGAGGGGATTGCGGACCGGCTCTCTCCCCGCCTCCCCGTGTGGCTGACCCTCGATCTCGATGCCCTCGATCCCGCCCTGTGCCCCGGGGTGACGAACCCCGAACCGGGCGGGCTCACGTATGGGGACGTGATCGGGATCTTCCGCACCCTGGGTCGGTTCCGGGTGGTGGGGATGGACCTCGTCGAGCTCGCCCCGCCGTTTGACCCGTCCGGCGTGTCGGCGATCACCGCAGCCAAGCTTGTTCTGGAAGCGATCGCCGCGTTTTGGGGCCGTAGCGTAGGTGAGGACGCCCGCCGCGGCTGA
- a CDS encoding PfkB family carbohydrate kinase — protein MKIAVLGTLSIHLVAEVDRLPRPGEMVPSRGVGREPGGTGTLQAIAAARLGAEVTLYGRVGADPFGDEILSSLRGAGVEIAAVERSVRDPTGASLLLIEPTRQFLAAQAGGANGGVDEAYIARFLPPIREADAVLLDLAIPAPALVSLLAGLPPARPIVVLHPIPPRDLSLPWERVDFLVGSREALASPTAGSSPEEAARAGQALLTRGVRSVVITAGPDGAYLIEGAGATRFPGHSLPVVDPTGAADAFRAALAVKLAGGRGPYEAAGFATAAAALAAARQGGPLSFPTAAEVQELLARPALP, from the coding sequence GTGAAGATCGCCGTGCTCGGGACGCTCAGCATCCACCTCGTGGCGGAGGTAGACCGCCTTCCCCGTCCTGGGGAGATGGTCCCCAGTCGGGGCGTTGGGCGCGAGCCCGGGGGGACGGGGACGCTGCAGGCGATCGCCGCGGCCCGCCTCGGGGCCGAGGTCACCCTGTACGGCCGCGTGGGAGCAGATCCGTTCGGGGACGAGATCCTCTCTTCCCTCCGCGGAGCAGGGGTCGAGATCGCGGCCGTGGAGCGCTCGGTGCGGGACCCCACCGGCGCGTCGCTCCTCCTCATCGAGCCCACCCGCCAGTTCCTCGCCGCCCAGGCCGGGGGGGCGAACGGAGGGGTGGACGAAGCGTACATTGCGCGGTTCCTTCCCCCCATCCGAGAGGCGGATGCCGTGCTCCTCGACCTCGCCATCCCCGCCCCGGCGCTTGTCTCCCTCCTCGCCGGTCTCCCCCCCGCCCGGCCGATCGTCGTCCTGCACCCGATTCCGCCCCGCGATCTTTCGCTCCCCTGGGAGCGGGTGGACTTCCTCGTCGGGAGCCGGGAGGCGTTGGCCTCCCCGACAGCGGGGAGCAGCCCCGAGGAGGCGGCCCGGGCTGGACAGGCCCTCCTCACCCGCGGGGTGCGGAGCGTGGTGATCACCGCTGGCCCGGATGGGGCCTACCTGATCGAGGGGGCGGGCGCGACCCGCTTCCCCGGCCACAGCCTGCCCGTGGTGGATCCCACCGGGGCGGCCGACGCGTTCCGGGCAGCGTTGGCCGTGAAGCTCGCCGGCGGGCGGGGGCCGTACGAGGCAGCGGGGTTCGCCACGGCCGCCGCGGCCCTCGCCGCCGCGCGGCAGGGGGGGCCGCTCTCCTTCCCCACCGCCGCCGAGGTCCAGGAGCTCCTCGCTCGCCCGGCCCTCCCCTAG
- a CDS encoding MBL fold metallo-hydrolase codes for MKLTFAGAAGTVTGSCFHLEVGDLRILIDCGMFQGPPELEARNTAPFPFDPKGVDWLVLTHGHLDHLGLVPRLFREGFRGRGICTRPTRDIAHAMLMDAARIQEEEGEDALYTAADALASLDLFGTQLEYGEEIALNGDVRLRFHDAGHILGAAFVELHAEGKTVVFSGDLGNRGKPLVEDPSYPPKADIVVLESTYGNREHPPLEASVAELRDAIVDALAAGGNVVIPSFALERTQEVLYLLFRLWQERRIPSCPIYLDSPLATQATRIFERYSERFPSPARRLFQRREDPFDFELLEYTLTRQASKKIGEDSGAIIIAGSGMCTGGRVLYHLRDNLPRPESALVFVGYQAMGTLGREIADGASRVEILGSIVPVRASVHKIEGLSAHADLPILVDWTLHADPREVFLVHGEPPAFDSLAARLASAGCRTHIADWHETVPL; via the coding sequence ATGAAGCTGACGTTCGCCGGAGCGGCAGGCACGGTGACGGGTTCGTGCTTCCACCTCGAGGTAGGAGACCTGAGGATCCTCATCGACTGCGGGATGTTCCAGGGGCCCCCGGAGCTCGAGGCCCGCAACACAGCCCCGTTCCCATTCGACCCTAAGGGAGTGGACTGGCTCGTCCTCACCCATGGCCACCTCGACCACCTCGGCCTCGTCCCGCGTCTGTTCCGGGAGGGGTTCCGCGGCCGTGGGATCTGCACCCGGCCGACGCGGGACATCGCCCACGCGATGCTCATGGACGCCGCCCGGATCCAAGAAGAAGAAGGAGAGGACGCCCTCTACACCGCGGCCGACGCCCTCGCCTCCCTCGACCTCTTTGGGACCCAGCTCGAGTACGGGGAGGAGATCGCCCTGAACGGGGATGTCCGCCTCCGGTTCCATGATGCGGGCCACATCCTGGGGGCGGCGTTTGTGGAGCTCCACGCGGAGGGGAAGACGGTCGTGTTCTCGGGCGATCTCGGCAACCGCGGCAAGCCCCTCGTCGAGGACCCATCCTACCCACCCAAGGCCGACATCGTGGTGCTGGAGTCCACGTACGGCAATCGGGAACATCCTCCCCTTGAAGCGTCGGTGGCGGAGCTCCGCGACGCGATCGTGGATGCCCTCGCCGCCGGCGGGAACGTCGTCATCCCCTCGTTCGCCCTCGAACGGACCCAGGAGGTCCTCTACCTCCTCTTCCGACTGTGGCAGGAGCGAAGAATCCCAAGCTGCCCGATCTACCTCGATTCCCCCCTCGCCACGCAGGCGACGCGGATCTTCGAGCGGTACTCGGAGCGGTTCCCGTCCCCCGCCCGGCGCTTGTTCCAGAGGCGCGAGGATCCGTTCGACTTCGAGCTCCTCGAGTACACCCTCACCCGACAGGCGTCGAAGAAGATCGGAGAGGACTCGGGAGCGATCATCATCGCCGGATCGGGGATGTGCACGGGGGGACGCGTCCTCTACCACCTCCGCGATAACCTCCCCCGCCCGGAGTCAGCCCTCGTGTTCGTGGGCTACCAGGCGATGGGGACCCTCGGACGGGAGATCGCGGACGGGGCATCGCGGGTCGAGATCCTGGGCTCGATCGTCCCGGTGCGGGCCTCGGTCCACAAGATCGAGGGCCTGTCCGCCCACGCTGACCTCCCGATCCTCGTCGATTGGACGCTTCATGCCGATCCGCGCGAGGTGTTCCTCGTCCATGGGGAGCCCCCCGCGTTCGACTCCCTCGCCGCGCGGCTCGCGTCTGCGGGCTGCCGGACACACATCGCGGATTGGCACGAGACGGTCCCGTTGTGA
- the nuoF gene encoding NADH-quinone oxidoreductase subunit NuoF — MSLARAHVLVGVDDEARLAGVEEVILALRAAIADLGLEGEVQVVETGSLGISGHGVVLAVQPDGVYYAGVTPADARPIAEEHLLKGRPVARLRLPTMAPVARPADVLGRQTRVVLSNCGAINPERIEEYIATGGYEALGRAVTVLSPDDVLDLVKRSGLRGRGGAGFPTGIKWSAVRTASDRERYVVCNADEGEPGTFKDRLILEGDPHRLLEAMAIAGYAVGAHVGIIYVRGEYRLSIARLERAIADAEALGVLGERVFDTDFSFRVEVRPGAGAYVCGEETALLESLEGKRGWPRIRPPYPVTYGLWGKPTVVNNVETLANVPDIIRRGPAWYRTLGTPGCPGTKVYTILGNVCYPGLVEVEMGTTLRTLIYELGGGLLPGRTLHGVLIGGAAGAFLPPRELDVRLDFDALAERAAALGSGAVLVLDESACMVDMLASVLRFFRHESCGQCAPCRSGTDVLVRLISSLQAGTADGGTLDQMVRIVDAMRAASLCPLGQSVALPVRSALVGFREEFDAHLTSATCPRCQATVHARGSH; from the coding sequence ATGAGCCTCGCCCGAGCGCACGTCCTCGTGGGGGTGGACGACGAGGCCCGGTTGGCGGGCGTGGAGGAGGTCATCCTTGCGTTGCGCGCGGCGATCGCCGACCTCGGCCTGGAGGGCGAGGTCCAGGTGGTGGAGACGGGGTCACTCGGGATCTCCGGGCACGGGGTCGTGCTCGCCGTGCAGCCGGACGGGGTGTACTACGCCGGCGTCACGCCGGCCGACGCGCGCCCGATCGCGGAGGAGCACCTCCTCAAGGGCCGCCCCGTGGCGAGGTTACGCCTCCCGACGATGGCCCCGGTGGCGCGGCCGGCGGACGTGCTCGGCCGCCAGACGCGGGTTGTCCTCTCCAACTGCGGGGCCATCAACCCGGAGCGGATCGAGGAATACATCGCCACCGGGGGGTACGAGGCGCTGGGGAGGGCCGTCACCGTGCTGTCGCCCGACGACGTCCTCGACCTCGTGAAGCGCTCCGGGCTGCGAGGGCGCGGCGGGGCCGGCTTCCCGACGGGGATCAAGTGGTCCGCGGTCCGCACCGCCTCCGATCGGGAACGGTACGTGGTGTGCAACGCCGACGAGGGAGAGCCGGGCACGTTCAAGGACCGCCTCATCCTGGAGGGCGACCCGCACCGGCTGCTTGAGGCGATGGCGATCGCTGGGTACGCGGTGGGGGCCCACGTCGGCATCATCTACGTCCGCGGCGAGTACCGGCTTTCCATCGCCCGCCTCGAGCGGGCAATCGCGGATGCGGAGGCATTGGGGGTCCTGGGGGAGCGCGTGTTCGATACGGACTTCTCGTTTCGGGTCGAGGTCCGCCCCGGGGCGGGCGCCTACGTGTGCGGCGAGGAGACAGCGCTCCTGGAGTCCCTGGAGGGGAAGCGGGGCTGGCCGCGCATCCGTCCCCCCTACCCCGTCACCTACGGGCTGTGGGGGAAGCCGACCGTCGTGAACAACGTCGAGACGTTGGCGAACGTCCCGGACATCATCCGCCGCGGCCCGGCATGGTACCGCACCCTCGGCACCCCCGGCTGCCCCGGGACGAAGGTGTACACGATCCTCGGGAACGTCTGCTACCCCGGGTTGGTCGAGGTGGAGATGGGGACCACCCTCCGCACCCTCATCTACGAACTGGGAGGGGGGCTCCTCCCCGGCCGGACCCTCCACGGCGTCCTCATCGGCGGGGCGGCGGGGGCGTTCCTCCCCCCGCGCGAGCTCGATGTCCGCCTCGACTTCGACGCGTTGGCCGAGCGGGCCGCCGCCCTCGGGTCGGGGGCGGTGCTCGTGCTGGACGAGTCGGCCTGCATGGTGGACATGCTGGCGAGCGTGCTGCGGTTCTTCCGCCACGAGTCGTGCGGCCAGTGCGCCCCCTGCCGGAGCGGGACCGACGTCCTGGTGCGGTTGATCTCCTCCCTCCAGGCGGGGACAGCGGACGGGGGGACGCTCGACCAGATGGTGCGGATCGTGGACGCGATGCGGGCCGCTTCCCTGTGCCCCCTCGGGCAATCGGTGGCCCTTCCCGTGCGCAGCGCCCTCGTCGGGTTCCGGGAGGAGTTCGACGCCCATCTCACCAGCGCCACGTGCCCGCGGTGTCAGGCCACGGTCCACGCCCGGGGTTCCCACTGA
- a CDS encoding complex I 24 kDa subunit family protein, which yields MKEETLTKDAIASRHPRSPSALLALLHDLQTANAGNCLTPDDLALAASHVGLPLSAVRDAATFYSMFSLRPRGRHIVRLCESPNCHLAGAWSALAELRRVLGVDIGETTPDGLFTLELTSCLGACGVAPVMMVDDEVVGNLTPARVRETLARYRGER from the coding sequence ATGAAGGAAGAGACGCTAACGAAGGACGCGATCGCCAGCCGTCACCCGCGCTCGCCTTCGGCCCTCCTCGCCCTCCTCCACGACCTCCAGACGGCGAACGCGGGGAACTGCTTGACCCCCGATGACTTGGCCCTCGCGGCGTCCCACGTCGGGCTCCCCCTGTCGGCCGTCCGTGACGCGGCCACGTTCTACTCCATGTTCAGCCTCCGCCCGCGGGGGCGGCACATCGTCCGGCTGTGCGAATCACCGAACTGTCACCTCGCCGGAGCATGGTCGGCCCTCGCCGAGCTGCGGCGGGTCCTCGGGGTGGACATCGGGGAGACCACGCCCGATGGCCTTTTCACGCTCGAACTGACGAGCTGCCTCGGGGCGTGCGGGGTGGCGCCGGTGATGATGGTGGACGATGAGGTCGTGGGGAACCTCACCCCGGCGCGGGTGCGGGAGACGCTGGCCCGGTACCGGGGGGAGCGATGA